GTTCTTCACGGACGCCGACACGCAGGTGGAACTGCAGGTCGACAACGCCTACCCGTACCTCTGGAACATCCAGCCCGCCTCCTGACAATGTGAGGGGGCGGGGATGGTCCCGCCCTCTCACCGCACATTGGTTCCGTCATGCCCAGTTTCATCCTCCGGCGCTTGGCCGCAGGCGTCACCACGCTGCTCACCCTGTGCGTGCTCACCTTCTTCCTGCTCTACCTCGGCGCGGCAGACACCGCCCGCAACATCGTCGGGCAGACGGCATCCGAAGAGATCGTCGAGCGCAAGAAGGCCGAACTCGGCCTCGACCGCCCGCTGATCGTCCAGTTCGCCGATTGGGCCGGCAGTGCGCTGACCGGAGACCTCGGCAGGTCGTGGTTCACCGGTCAAGAGGTCACCGACGCACTCGTGGGCCGCCTGCCCGTCACGCTGTCCCTCACGATCGGTGCGGTGCTGCTGTCGGCCATCGTCGCGATCACCATCGGTGCGATCGCTGCCGGCCGGCGCGGCTGGGCGGACCGCACCGTCCAGGTGCTCTCCGTCGCCGGTTCCGCCGTCCCCGGGTTCCTGATCGCCCTGTTCCTCGCCGTCGTGTTCGCCATCGATCTCGGCTGGTTCCCGGCAACCGGGTACATCCGGCCCTCCGACTCGGTGGTGGGGTGGCTGTCCACCATCACCCTCCCCGTCATCGCCCTGTCGGTCGGCGCGATCGCGGGCGTCGCGCAGCAGGTGCGCGGCTCGATGATCGACGCCCTCCGGCTCGACTACGTGCGCACCCTCCGCTCCCGCGGACTCCCGCACCGCCGTGTCGTCTACCGGCACGTGCTGCGCAACGCGTCGGGCCCCGCGCTCAGCACCCTCGGCCTGCAGTTCGTGGTCATGTTCGGCGGCGCAGTCGTCGTGGAACAGGTGTTCGCCCTTCCCGGTCTCGGCCAGGCCGCCGTCTCGGCCACCTCGCAGGGCGACATTCCGCTGGTCATGGGCGTCGTGATCATCACCGCGGTCATCGTGGTCCTCGTCAACCTCACCGTCGACCTGCTGCAGGCCTGGCTCAACCCGAAGGTGCGTCTGTCATGACCACGTCGATCCCCGACACGGTGGCCCTCGCCACCCAGTCTGCCGACCGCCGCCGATCGCTGCCGGCGCGCTTGGCCCGCAATCCCCTCGGCGTGGTCTCGCTCGGCTACCTCGCGCTGCTGCTGCTCGTCGCAGTGATCGGCCCCTTCGTCATCCCGCACGACCCCAACGCCGTATCACTGGCCGATGTGTTCGCGCCGCCCGGCGGCCTGTACCCGCTGGGCACCGACAGCGCCGGTCGCGACGTGCTGTCCCGGCTGGTCGTCGCCACCTCGGTGAGTCTCGCCGGCGCCGCGGTCACCGTCGTCGTCGCCGCGCTCATCGGCATTCCGGCGGGACTCCTGGCCGGCTACCGCGGCGGCTGGTTCGACAGCGTCTCGGCCTGGCTCGCCGGAGTCCTGCTGGCGCTGCCGGCGATCGTGGTGCTGCTGGCGGTGCGCTCGGTGACCGGTCCCTCGATGTGGCTGATCATGGCGATCTTCGGCGTGCTGATCTCACCCTCGTTCTACCGGGTCGTCTACGGCTCGGTCCGCGCCGTGCGCGAAGAGCTCTACATCGACGCCGCCATGGTCTCGGGGCTGAGCGACGCGCGCATCATCGGCCGCCACGTCCTGTCGGCGGTGCGGGCACCGGCGATTCTGCTGGTGTCGGCGATCTTCGCCGTCGGCATCGCGATCCAGGCCACCATCGACTTCCTCGGGCTGGGAGACGCCAGCATCCCTACCTGGGGCGCGATGCTGGCGGACGGCTACTACAACATCTTCCGGGCACCGCTGCTCATGCTGTGGCCGAGCCTGGCGATCGGATTGACGTGCGTGGCCTTCACGCTGCTGGGCGCCGCCCTGCGCGATGAGACTCAGCACGTCGGCGACGCCACCGCGCAGAAGCGGTCGTCCTGGACGCCGCCGGCACCGCGCCCGGCTGCCCCCATCCGGCACGACTCCGACAGCAGCGACCCGGCTCCCCTCCTCGAGGCATCGGGGCTGAGCGTCGCGTACCCGAAGGGCGCCGGGTGGACGACCGTGGTCGATGACGTCTCGCTGCGGATCGCGCCGGGGGAAGTGCATGCACTCGTCGGGGAGTCGGGCTCGGGCAAGACCCAGACCGCCTGGTCGATCCTCGATCTGCTGCCCGAGAACGGCCGAGTCATGGCGGGCACGATCACCTTCGAGGGGGAAGACCTCGCTGCGGCCGCAGGTGCAGTCGACCGGCTGCGGGGGCGACGCATCGGCTACGTCCCGCAAGAGCCGCTGTCCAACCTCGACCCCAGCTATACGATCGGCCACCAGCTCACCGAGCCGCTGCGCGTCGTGATGGGAATGCGCCGGAAGGCCGCGAAGGCGCGGGCGCTGGAGCTGCTCGCGCAGGTCGGCATCCCCGACCCCGCCCGCACCTACCGGTCCTACCCACATGAGATCTCGGGCGGCATGGCGCAGCGGGTGCTCATCGCCGGCGCCCTGTCGTGCGAGCCGCCGCTGGTGATCGCGGACGAGCCCACCACGGCGCTGGACGTCACCGTCCAAGCCGAGATCCTTCGCCTGCTGCGCAGGCTGCGCGATGAGACCGGCGTCGCCATCCTCATGGTCACGCATAACTTCGGGGTGGTCGCGGACATCGCCGACCGCGTCTCGGTGATGCGACACGGATCGATCGTCGAGACCGGAAGCGCCGCCGCGATCTTCGCGGATCCGCAGCACGACTACACCCGCTCCCTGTTCGGGGCATTGCTGACCGCGGCGCCGTCGCGCGGGGCGCTCGCGGCGGCTGCCGCAGCACACGACGGGGAAGGACGGTCGGCATGACCACCGCAGCCGCACTGCTCGACATCCGCAGCCTCGACGTCACCTACCGCTCGCGCGGCTTGCGGCGGCGGGACTTCCAGGCGCTGCGCGCCGTCGACCTCGACGTGCAGCCCGGCGAGACCGTGGGCCTGGTGGGGGAGTCCGGCTCCGGGAAATCGACCCTCGGCCGCGCTGTGCTCGGCCTCGCCCCGATCACCGCGGGCACGGTGACCCTCGCGGGCGAAGACATCACCCACGCCGCCCGTGCCCGGCGCCGCGAACTCGCCGCCGACATCCAGGTGATCTTCCAAGACCCGTACTCGTCGCTGAGCCCGTCGCTGACGATCGGCGACACCCTCGCTGAGCCCCTGCGCGCGCGCGGCGTCGCGCGCACCGCGGCGCAGGCCCGCATCGCCGAACTGCTCGACATGGTCCACCTGCCCGCCGACGCCGTGCACCGACTGCCCCGCGAGTTCAGCGGCGGCCAGCGCCAGCGCGTGGCCATCGCCCGGGCGATCGCGCTCGAACCGCGCCTCATCGTGTGCGACGAGCCCGTCTCGGCGCTCGACCTCACCACGCAGGCCCGGGTGCTCGAGCTGCTCATCGAACTGCAGGAGCGCACCGGCATCGCGTACGTGTTCATCTCGCACGACCTCGACGTCGTCCGCGTCATGAGCCACCGCATCGCGGTGATGTACCGCGGCGAGATCGTCGAGCGGGGCGACGGCGAGCAGGTCTCCACCGCACCGGCCCATCCCTATACCCAGCGGCTCCTACTGGCATCGCCGGTGGCCGACCCTGCCGAGCAGGCCGTGCGCCGGCAGGCGTTCGACGACTATGTCCGCACCCACCCGAAAGACACCGCAGCGTGAGCATCGACACCGCACCGACGAACCTGACCGCCCGCGCCGCACGGATCGTCTCCGACATGACCGTCGCCGAGCGCGCCGGGCTCCTGTTTCATCCCATGGTCTTCCTCGATGAGACGCCTGATCTCGACGCGCCCTCGCCGCTGACCGGCGTGAGCCTGCGCGAGCTCATCGTCGACCGCGGCATCCGGTTCATCACGCTGGGCGCGATTCCCGCGCCCGACCGAGTGGCCGGAGCGATCCAGGTGCTGCAGGACCTGGCCACCACGACGGGATCGCGGCTGCCGATCGTCTTCGCGACCGATCCGCGGCACTCGTTCGTGCAGAACGACGGCGCGAGCCACCGTGCAGCCGGCGTTTCGCAGTGGCCCGAGCCGATCGGGCTGGGCGCCCTGGCCGACGAAGACCTCGTCCGCGACTTCGCCCGCATCGTCCGCGGCGACTACCGGGCGATGGGAATCCGCATGGCACTGCATCCGCAGATCGATCTCACGACCGAGCCGCGGTGGGCGCGCCAGGCGCAGAGCTTCGGAGCGACCGCCCCCCTCACCGGTCGGTTGACCCGGGCCTACCTCGAAGGACTCCAGGGCGACGCGCTCGGCGCCGACAGCGTCGCCGCCACCGTCAAGCACTTCCCCGGCGGCGGCCCGCAGCAAGACGGCGAAGACCCGCACTTCCCCTACGGGCGCGAGCAGGTGTACCCCGGGGGACGGTTCGAAGACCATCTCGCCCCGTTCCGCGACGCGATCGCCGCCGGCGCCGGCATCGTCATGCCCTACTACGGAATGCCGGTGGGCCTCGAACTCGACGGCGAGCCGGTCGAGCAAGTCGGCTTCGCCTTCAACCGGCAGATCATCACCGGTCTGCTGCGCGAGAAGCTCGGCTTCGAGGGCGTCGTCATCAGCGACTTCGGGCTCATCACCGACCAGGTCGTGTTCGGCAAGCCGTTCCCCGCCCGGGCCTGGGGCGTCGAACAGCTGTCGCGAGAGGATCGCACGCTGAAGCTGCTGCACGCGGGCGTCGACCAGTTCGGCGGTGAGTTCGACACCACCCTGGTCACCACGCTCGTCGAAGACGGACGTCTCGACATCGCGCGCCTCGACGAGTCGGCCCGCCGGATCGTGCAGCTGCAACTGCGGCTCGGACTCATCGACCCACCACCGCAGCACTCCGCACCCGTACTCGGCGCACCGAGCGACGTCGCCCGCGGCCTCGAAGCGCAGAGCAGGGTGATGACGGTGCTCGTCAACCCCGACGCGCCTTCGCCGGCGCACCTGCCCCTCACCGGATCGCGCCGGGTGCACCTGCAGGGGCTCGATGCGTCGGCGCTGCCTGCCGGATGGGTCGCCGCCGAAGCCGCCGCCGCCGAGCTCGCCATCGTGCGGATCTCGGCACCCTTCGAGCCGCGCGACGATTACTTCCTCGAGGCGGGCATGGAGCAGGGCAGCCTCGATCTGCCCGCCGACCTCGTCGCCGAGATTGCCGAACTGGGCAAGCGGATGCCAGTGGTACTCGTCGTCACGCTCACCCGGCCGGCGATCCTCACCCCCGTGATCGCCGACGTCGCCGCGGTGGTCGCAGACTTCGGTGCGTCGGATGCTGCCGTCATGCGCGCCCTGACCGGCGAGATCCGCCCGGAGGGTCGTCTGCCGTTCGAGTTGCCGCGCAGCATGGCCGCCGTCGCCGACAGCCGCCCCGACGTGGCATCCGACTCCGCCGACCCGCTGTTCCCGGCGGGCTGGAGCGCGCTGTGAGCGCCGCGCAGCCAGCGATCGTCATCGACGCCCTGCGCGCCGAATACCGCACCGACGCCGAATGGGTGGCCACCCCGATCCCCCGGCTCAGCTGGACCGTCAACGCCGCGGCGGGCTGGCGTCAGGATGGTGCCCAGTTGCGCCTCGACGGTGACCTCGTCGCCGACCTGGACGGCGACGACCATACGTTCGTCGCGTGGCCGTTCGACCCGCTGCAGCCGCGTGTGCGGCACCGGGTCGACGTCCGGGTGCGCGATGCCGCCGGTGGCTGGAGCCCATGGAGCGCGTCGGTGCCCGTCGCCCTGGGGGCGCTGGCCCCTGACCAGTGGCAGGCCCAGTTCATCGGGCTGGCAGGCCCCGAGCATCCGGCGCAGCCGGTGCTGCTGCGCACCACGATCGATGTGCCGGCTGGCTCGACATCCGCCGTCCTCTACGTCACGGCGCTCGGCGCCTTCCGGGCGTTCATCGACGGGGTCGCGATCGACGACAGCGTGCTCTCGCCGGGGTGGACGGCGCTGCCGCATCGGCTCATCCACGAGTCGATCGACCTCACCGCGCTGCTGCCGGCCGGACGCCACGTGCTCGGCATCGAGCTGACCGGTGGCTGGTTCACCGAGGAGTACGGCTTCGACGGGCAGGGCCGCCGGGTGTACGGCGACCAGCCGGCCGTCGCCGCGCAGCTGCACCTCACCTCACCCGACGGCAGCGGAACCGTGATCGCCACCGGCGAGGACTGGCTGGCCCGCGGCGACGGTGAGATCGTCGCATCCGGTATCTACGCGGGCGAGACGATCGATCACCGCCGCCGTCGCGACTGGTGGGGCACCGCCCTCGAACCGGGCTGGCTGCCGGCCGCAACGGTCGACGCCGATGTCATCCCCGAAGCCCGGACCGCACCTCCCGTCCGGATCATCGAGTCGGTCGCGGTCGCCGGCGCGACCCGGCGCGACGACGGGCGCATCCTTCTCGACTTCGGCCAGAACCTCGTCGGGCGCCTTCGACTGCAGGTCGAGGGCCCCGGTGGCACCGAGATCGTCGTCCGTCACGCCGAGATTCTCGACGCCGGCGAACTGGCCACTGGGCCGCTGCGCACCGCGGCGGCGACGGACCGGTTCGTCCTCGCCGGCGACGGCATCGAGCAGTTCGAACCGGTGGGCACATTCCACGGGTTCCGATACGCCGAGCTGAGCGGGTGGCCGGGGGAGTTCGACCCGGCATCCGTCACCGCTCAGGTGATGCACACCGACCTGCGCCGCACGGGCTGGTTCGACAGCTCGCACGCGCTGTTGAACCGCCTGCACGAGAACGTTGTCTGGTCGATGCGCGGCAACTTCCTGGCCCTTCCCACCGATTGCCCGCAGCGCGATGAGCGCATGGGGTGGACCGGCGACGCGCAGCTGTTCGCCCCGACGGCGTCAATGCTCTACGACGTGTCGGGCTTCTACGGCAGCTGGCTGGAGGATCTCGCGGTCGAGCAGGCCCAGCACGGCGGCGTCGTGCCGTTCATCGTGCCCGACGTGCTCCGCTTTCCCGCAAGCCCCGCCGCCGGCTGGGGCGATGCGGCGACCGTGATTCCCGCGGTGATGTGGGAGCGCTACGCCGACCGCGAGGTGCTGAGCCGGCAGCTGCCGAGCATGCGCGCGTGGGTGGATGCCGTCGTCGAGCGCCTCGATGGTGAGCTGCTCTGGGAAGGGCACATGCAGTTCGGCGACTGGCTCGACCCCGACGCGCCGCCCGACCGGCCCGGCCAGTCGAAGGTC
This DNA window, taken from Microbacterium invictum, encodes the following:
- a CDS encoding dipeptide/oligopeptide/nickel ABC transporter permease/ATP-binding protein, which translates into the protein MTTSIPDTVALATQSADRRRSLPARLARNPLGVVSLGYLALLLLVAVIGPFVIPHDPNAVSLADVFAPPGGLYPLGTDSAGRDVLSRLVVATSVSLAGAAVTVVVAALIGIPAGLLAGYRGGWFDSVSAWLAGVLLALPAIVVLLAVRSVTGPSMWLIMAIFGVLISPSFYRVVYGSVRAVREELYIDAAMVSGLSDARIIGRHVLSAVRAPAILLVSAIFAVGIAIQATIDFLGLGDASIPTWGAMLADGYYNIFRAPLLMLWPSLAIGLTCVAFTLLGAALRDETQHVGDATAQKRSSWTPPAPRPAAPIRHDSDSSDPAPLLEASGLSVAYPKGAGWTTVVDDVSLRIAPGEVHALVGESGSGKTQTAWSILDLLPENGRVMAGTITFEGEDLAAAAGAVDRLRGRRIGYVPQEPLSNLDPSYTIGHQLTEPLRVVMGMRRKAAKARALELLAQVGIPDPARTYRSYPHEISGGMAQRVLIAGALSCEPPLVIADEPTTALDVTVQAEILRLLRRLRDETGVAILMVTHNFGVVADIADRVSVMRHGSIVETGSAAAIFADPQHDYTRSLFGALLTAAPSRGALAAAAAAHDGEGRSA
- a CDS encoding glycoside hydrolase family 3 protein, whose amino-acid sequence is MSIDTAPTNLTARAARIVSDMTVAERAGLLFHPMVFLDETPDLDAPSPLTGVSLRELIVDRGIRFITLGAIPAPDRVAGAIQVLQDLATTTGSRLPIVFATDPRHSFVQNDGASHRAAGVSQWPEPIGLGALADEDLVRDFARIVRGDYRAMGIRMALHPQIDLTTEPRWARQAQSFGATAPLTGRLTRAYLEGLQGDALGADSVAATVKHFPGGGPQQDGEDPHFPYGREQVYPGGRFEDHLAPFRDAIAAGAGIVMPYYGMPVGLELDGEPVEQVGFAFNRQIITGLLREKLGFEGVVISDFGLITDQVVFGKPFPARAWGVEQLSREDRTLKLLHAGVDQFGGEFDTTLVTTLVEDGRLDIARLDESARRIVQLQLRLGLIDPPPQHSAPVLGAPSDVARGLEAQSRVMTVLVNPDAPSPAHLPLTGSRRVHLQGLDASALPAGWVAAEAAAAELAIVRISAPFEPRDDYFLEAGMEQGSLDLPADLVAEIAELGKRMPVVLVVTLTRPAILTPVIADVAAVVADFGASDAAVMRALTGEIRPEGRLPFELPRSMAAVADSRPDVASDSADPLFPAGWSAL
- a CDS encoding ATP-binding cassette domain-containing protein, which produces MTTAAALLDIRSLDVTYRSRGLRRRDFQALRAVDLDVQPGETVGLVGESGSGKSTLGRAVLGLAPITAGTVTLAGEDITHAARARRRELAADIQVIFQDPYSSLSPSLTIGDTLAEPLRARGVARTAAQARIAELLDMVHLPADAVHRLPREFSGGQRQRVAIARAIALEPRLIVCDEPVSALDLTTQARVLELLIELQERTGIAYVFISHDLDVVRVMSHRIAVMYRGEIVERGDGEQVSTAPAHPYTQRLLLASPVADPAEQAVRRQAFDDYVRTHPKDTAA
- a CDS encoding family 78 glycoside hydrolase catalytic domain — protein: MSAAQPAIVIDALRAEYRTDAEWVATPIPRLSWTVNAAAGWRQDGAQLRLDGDLVADLDGDDHTFVAWPFDPLQPRVRHRVDVRVRDAAGGWSPWSASVPVALGALAPDQWQAQFIGLAGPEHPAQPVLLRTTIDVPAGSTSAVLYVTALGAFRAFIDGVAIDDSVLSPGWTALPHRLIHESIDLTALLPAGRHVLGIELTGGWFTEEYGFDGQGRRVYGDQPAVAAQLHLTSPDGSGTVIATGEDWLARGDGEIVASGIYAGETIDHRRRRDWWGTALEPGWLPAATVDADVIPEARTAPPVRIIESVAVAGATRRDDGRILLDFGQNLVGRLRLQVEGPGGTEIVVRHAEILDAGELATGPLRTAAATDRFVLAGDGIEQFEPVGTFHGFRYAELSGWPGEFDPASVTAQVMHTDLRRTGWFDSSHALLNRLHENVVWSMRGNFLALPTDCPQRDERMGWTGDAQLFAPTASMLYDVSGFYGSWLEDLAVEQAQHGGVVPFIVPDVLRFPASPAAGWGDAATVIPAVMWERYADREVLSRQLPSMRAWVDAVVERLDGELLWEGHMQFGDWLDPDAPPDRPGQSKVDTGIVATAYLFRSATLVAQAAGVLCDAAAAQQYAQLADQVRAAFVSAYITPDARMMSDAPTAYALTLTFDIVTDPALRARLGQRLAECVRRSAFHIGTGFLGTPALLDALLDADQVEVADRLLLQTECPSWLYPVTQGATTVWERWDSLLPDGTINPGEMTSFNHYALGAVVDTLYRRVAGIGPAAPGWRQIRFAPSPLPSLDHARARVDTAAGTVEGGWERRDGSIVFALEVPVGADAIVRLPGEDPFGVGPGRHEWSRAATPSPRPGEVGLGTPFRDIAGDAEAYACVIDAVTAAAGAEAAAMFRHRTDWSSHTPLVAGIFGLPPSVGGGLAQALGGLSARRG
- a CDS encoding ABC transporter permease, translating into MPSFILRRLAAGVTTLLTLCVLTFFLLYLGAADTARNIVGQTASEEIVERKKAELGLDRPLIVQFADWAGSALTGDLGRSWFTGQEVTDALVGRLPVTLSLTIGAVLLSAIVAITIGAIAAGRRGWADRTVQVLSVAGSAVPGFLIALFLAVVFAIDLGWFPATGYIRPSDSVVGWLSTITLPVIALSVGAIAGVAQQVRGSMIDALRLDYVRTLRSRGLPHRRVVYRHVLRNASGPALSTLGLQFVVMFGGAVVVEQVFALPGLGQAAVSATSQGDIPLVMGVVIITAVIVVLVNLTVDLLQAWLNPKVRLS